CCAATTTATTTATTGGCCCAATAAACAAGGAAGTGCAACTATCAAACCCAGCAGCAGTGACGCAAACTGTTGGGTCACGTAAATGTGTTCAGCAGAGCCCAGCTGCCGGCCCACCTCACCAAAGCCCAATGGAACGTGAACAGGCCCATACGGCTCCAAAAAGTAGCAGATCAAATGGCGAGAATAGTAGCAACGCTGAAGAAAATATTTTTGCGTCGCCCGAGCCAGTTGTTTGTAGATTGAATCGAAACGCGGTTACCTCGATACGGTTTAACAATTATGTTTTAAATTCGTGCACTATTGATGAAGATTATTTATTTCTTGCAGATGACGAACCGACTTATTTTAATGATGCCAAAAATAAACCGGAGTGGATGAAAGCAATGCGCGCAGAAATCGAatcaataaataaaaacaataccTGGTCGTTGACCGAGTTACCGTCTGATGCAAAAGCGATTAGTCTGAAGTGGGTTTACAAGGTTAAAAGAAACGCGGATGGATCACTAAATAAACACAAGGCTAGACTCGTGGCGAAGGGTTATGTTCAGCAACCCAGAGTCGATTTTGACGAAGTGTTCGCGCCAGTTGCTCGACTCGAAACAGTTCGCTTACTTTTATCTCTCGTAGCGAATGAAGGTTGGGAATTATATTATCTAGATGTTAAATCCGCGTTCCTACATAGCGAATtaaaagaagaagtttatgtcGTTCAACCGAAAGGGTTCGTTAAAAAAGGCGAGGAAGATAAAGTTTATAAATTATTGAAGGTGTTATACGGGTTAAGGCAAGCTCCACATGCGTGGAATAcgaaattaaataatattttattatatatgaaatttcACAGGTGCTCGCAAGAACAAGCCGTATACAGAAGAACCGTTGGAACGAACGTCTTATTCATCGGCGTGTACGTGGATGATTTAATTGTGACGGGTTCAAATTTGATTGAAATTTATTATGGAGTTTAAGCGCGAGATGGCTAAGAACTTTGAAATGTCGGATTTGGGAAAGCTTACTTATTATCTCGGAATTGAAGTGTCGCAGAGCAAGGACGGGATAGAAATTAAACAAGAGGCTTATGCAAAGAAAATATTGACAGACGTCGGTATGATTAGCTGCAATCCTACTAATGTTCCCATAGACCCGAACATGAAAGTTTCTAAATTTGAAGACGAAGAAGattttgatgcaacgagatatCGAAAGATTGTTGGGTGTCTCCAGTACCCTTTACAGACTCGACCAGATTTGGTGTTTTATGTCGGAGTAGCCAGTTGGTACATGCAACGCCCGAAGCAATCTCATATAGCTCTCATCAAGCAAATTCTTCGCTACTTAAAAGGTATTTTTAGTTATGGCATTACCTATACTCGAGGAGAAAATATGTTGGTCGGTTACAACGATAGTAGTCACAACATAGATTCGGACGATGGAAGTACTACGGGACACGTGTTTTTATTTTGGATCTTCCCCAATTACCTGGCGTTCTCAAAAGCAAAGTACAGTTGCTTTATCATCGTGTGAGGCGGAGTATATGGCGGCTAGTGCAGCCGCGTGTCAGGTGGTTTGGCTAAAAGAATTGATTGGTGAATTACTCGACAAGAAAATTCAAGCGACGGTGTTACATGTTGATAATACTTCGGCGATAGCTCTCGTGAAAAACCCGGTTTTCCATGGAAGAAATAAACACATTAAATCTCAGCTTCACTACATTCGGGAATGTGTTGATCGTGAAGATACCATGGTCGAGCATGTTGGTGGCATTGATCAAAAGGCGAATATTTTGACGAAGGCTCTTGGGAAGATCAAGTTCAAGGAGATGACTGAAAAGCTTGGAGTAGAATACTTGTCAGATACGAGTTTGAAATTCTGGGGGTGATTGTTGGAAATTTCGAGTTAAATGTTCATTTGCGTGCAAGGCAAGGAAACTAATTAAGGAGTGGATAATTATAGTTATAATTATCATGTCCTAAAATAAACAGATTTTTAGCAATCCTAGTTATAATCTAATAGGTGTGTTTAGATTATAAATACCATGCTTTGGGTATTAGGGATTGTATGAGGTCAAGTTTTGTGATAGTTTCTTGACATTAATAAAATTTGGGTACTTAGCCAAGTTCTTATTGTTTTCTGATTTACTATTCTGTTCAATAACGTTTCATCTTGAGTAAGAAGCAATTAGGATGTGATATATGTATCATGTGATATTTTTGTCTATTGAATTACCTGTGATTTCACACAGTTTCTCAAATATGATTTCTTTGAGGAGAGAAGTGAGGTCAACATTGGCATTTTGGTTATTTTCAAAGAAATTTTTTAAAATGTATGAAGGGTAAGAAGCATATGTGATATATTATGTATCATATGATATTTTTGTCTATTGAATTACATGTGATTTCACACAGTTTCTCAAATACGATTTCGAGGTCAACATTGGCCTTTTGGTCATTTTCAAAGAAATTTCTTATTCAAGGAAAACAAGGcaaaaccaaaaacacaaaataAGTTGTGTGGTTATAAAATTCAAtagatcaaatacaaatatctttatcatacaaaacgtacgaatagggtgaaaaggtaaaaaaaacGCAGTGagattttcgtaattatttactcgtatagtaattatcaaaattaccgtACAAAttatcttgtagggtaattttgatcgtgtagagtaattttgtaaaatgttcttgtagggtaaCTTTGAtgttgtagggtaattttgtaaaatgttcttgtagggtaattttgatcttatagagtatgttttgtagagtatcataattacccTGCAAATGATCTTGTATactaattttgatcttgtaagataattttgatcttgtagggtaattttttagagtatcataattactctacaagtgtatcaaaattactctgtaagttttaaaattaccctacaagaacattttacaaaattaccatacaagattaAAATTATCATACAAGAACATTTACAAAATTACCTATAAGATCGAAATTACCctacaaaatcatttgtagagtaattttgataattaccttacaagcaaataattacgaaaatgtcaccgcgttttttttttaatacctTTCATACATTTTGTACGATTAGGCTGTTTATACGTGAACTTAACTCTAAAATTCAAAGTCAGATAACAAATCACATATACTTAGACGATATAATCAAATATGAGATATGATTGCGAGACgtgatataaatattttttttaataataaacatAAAAGCCTGATCACTTGGGTAAATCCAACGGCAAAAGACAACCTACGCATGAGAACGCAGATGATGATGACCTGGGCCGCCACTGTTTCAGAGAAAACCCACCTCCTGAAGGCCTATTGTAGcaaaacccctgacttaacccaGGACAATATCGCTTAAGACGAGACTCGAACTCATGACATCCACTTTGGAAGGTCATGGGGTTGCCATGCAAAAGATGGTCATCAGCCACTCCCAAGTTGTTTTGTCATTTATTATGTCAAATACGAAGAACAAATGATCGGTAAAGAATTTCTAGGTATTTTTGAAATAATTTCTTAAGATTTTAAAATCTAACTAACGTATGAGGATCAAGTTTTGTAGAAGATTTAAAGATATACCTCTTAATGCATTCATGTAGTGTAATCTATGTAGCAAGGAGGTGGAGAgaagcagtggcgaagcttgacaatGATGACtgagggtcgaaaacgtatatacccaaaaatttctatagaatcgggggggtcgaaaacatatatacccaaaaaattttATACGGAACTAcattatataacactactgagtgaaaagttcggggggtcggacgCCCCCGGCCCCTCTTAAGCTGCGCCCCTGGAGAGAACAAAAATGGAGAACAAAACAAACAAAGACGTCCATACACGTAAAACTTTTGTATTAGGTTGACGAGTTAAAATTAGTGAACCGAACATATTTCTATACTTATTCATGTTAGGATTTAACCCTAAACAAGAACTTAGAACCACGTAACCCGTGTAGCCCGTTTATCTAAAGGGATCAATTGGGTTGACCATTGACATGCTGTAATGAATATGTAAACATATCCTAAATTGGTTGGCAGTCTTGTTAAACAAATAAATTGTCACCTGACCCCATTTAGACCCAACTTTATACATGACTATTTTCGTGTTAGAAACTGACACCTTAAGTGAAATAGATACGAAAATGCTGGAAAATGAAGTATGAAATTTGAAAGCATTAATCTTTTTGCTATATATCTGGAAGAATTCAGTGCTTTATTCAGCTTAATAATAATAGTTTTGATCCTCATTCAAAACAATGAAACAAATTTAAAGGATCTAGATCAGTGTTCAAAACAATGAAACAAATTTAAATTTGATAGTTATGAACATCTTAATAGCATTGATCCTCATTCAAAACAATGAAACAAATTTAAAGGATCTAGATCAGTGTTCATACCTTTTGCTTATGAATCTAGTTCCAAGAGATGGATAGAATGCTTGTCTTCAATCAGTTGGTGGTCTAGACTTATAAATAGAATTTGCATGTAAAGTCTAGGTAAAAGGAGGAATCAAagaatttcattttttttctttgcaTGTAAAGTCTAGGTCAAAGGAGGAATCAaagaattttattttttttcttattgtttaatttcataaatagttaatttaataaatgtTATTTAAATAATAGGTTTAATACTCAAATAAAACTTTTTCCTTTTAATTTTACAGTTTATCGTATCGGTTAGTTGAATCGGCTGCTTTGATGATTTACCGATTCAACTAGCCAATATTAGTCGATAACTTTGTATACTGTGGGCCTGGCCCTAGACACTAATAGCCGACTCTAATGATGCTATGTATAGTCTATATATAGGACCATATTGTATACCTATTATGATTATCAATAATAATACAAATCATTACCAAGTTtatcttaggggctgtttggtggcctcttaatgaccattcagatgctacattttaatggtttaaaacctctgaatgaataagaggtaacctcaagtctgaatggttaagaggtaacctctaaatggtaaatcatcacatgtcacattcttctaccttctcattggtaaaattcttaacagttccattaagaggtagcctcttaacgaccattcagaggctaccaaataGCCCCTTAGTATCAGAGCCTAGGGTTTCTCTGCCCTACCAGTGCCATCAGCCCCACAATTTTCTGCGGCCCACAATCCTTTGCAGCCGATAGACACAACAtgtctagttttttttttctgctATCACTCACAATGGCCGACCAACTTACAGCCTTCACCAATGCTGAGAAAAACACACACAATTCCCATAAGTTTGGGTTCACTTTATCTCCTACAAACTATGGTCATCGGAAGCTTATAATCCAGCTTTTTCTTATCACACACTCTCTTTACATGTATGATGATGGAAGCATCCACTGCCCTTCAGCGCCCATCTCTTCTCAAGGATCGTCTAGAAAAGACAATGTTGCTGCTACTACCATCACTCAGCCGAACCCCAATCA
The sequence above is drawn from the Helianthus annuus cultivar XRQ/B chromosome 12, HanXRQr2.0-SUNRISE, whole genome shotgun sequence genome and encodes:
- the LOC110892943 gene encoding uncharacterized mitochondrial protein AtMg00810-like — encoded protein: MAKNFEMSDLGKLTYYLGIEVSQSKDGIEIKQEAYAKKILTDVGMISCNPTNVPIDPNMKVSKFEDEEDFDATRYRKIVGCLQYPLQTRPDLVFYVGVASWYMQRPKQSHIALIKQILRYLKGIFSYGITYTRGENMLVGYNDSSHNIDSDDGSTTGHVFLFWIFPNYLAFSKAKYSCFIIV